A stretch of Ipomoea triloba cultivar NCNSP0323 chromosome 13, ASM357664v1 DNA encodes these proteins:
- the LOC116001563 gene encoding condensin-2 complex subunit H2: protein MNVDAQEQPGSSSDASGKIHTLQPLRDLESNWAVDLAKNLEAYLLKICSGEISGHDGAHQISVNFSEAALLLQGSVQVYSRKVEYLYSLVLHALQFISQKSEQDQQANASAPTEDGASDTPNDPFWGLDDIPVEAKSLLDNTTSKDGLLNCFVKAPANLVVLEGDCLDTTGDAGELESYLLATSNLYRDFILLDSCDVVAVDDFLNNNKTGKGLNSSCKVRKTGQHSARYSGGVGKQSSARKGQDANLNQSPRLNNNFSANDHNVGYCPSPCHTPENNDDMYKMGGGYSDPRDCDESDDDDPWKPLNPHEPGNLKVKPYRRVKPKRRQGMGSRKHIPITTEFPLARLHGTINSHLYDVWEKCCATKKMDESQSLPLYEKLRQSLFHGENNDHDAFDNHENNEDDDYDNGNHDFEAPDFDMPETAEHNEDEHLGKEKHGNDSIPFDHEGHEDPYTHSTLEDLCRSHLDSLLANLAETEHQTELAARVSTWKQRIEHNLNEQESHPPFDIHEYGEKVLSKLSLEENSGNGVSFSDIVAGQEKHDVARTFSALLQLVNNGDVDLQRDGSRESNGYTAVNPFYIRRLRHEDTRNGVPLQVPSKNKAKSPIPKKHPRGEKNKRGKENHPGCSSPPGSNSSCRFTVKLGKGGSRCTPDGKKRRKSRLLEPVNLHTAL from the exons ATGAACGTCGACGCACAAGAGCAACCCGGAAGCAGCTCGGACGCTAGCGGGAAGATTCACACGTTGCAGCCACTTCGCGACCTCGAATCCAATTGGGCAGTCGATCTTGCCAAAAACCTAGAAGCGTATTTGCTGAAGATTTGCTCCGGCGAAATCTCCGGCCACGATGGGGCTCACCAGATTTCTGTGAACTTCTCTGAAG CTGCCTTGCTGCTTCAAGGGTCAGTACAGGTGTATAGTAGGAAGGTGGAGTACTTATATTCTTTGGTACTACATGCCTTGCAGTTCATTTCTCAGAAGAG TGAGCAAGATCAGCAAGCAAATGCCTCAGCCCCAACAGAAGATGGTGCTTCAGATACTCCTAATGATCCCTTTTGGGGATTAGATGACATTCCAG tggaaGCTAAGAGCTTGTTAGATAATACAACCTCCAAAGATGGGTTGCTGAATTGCTTTGTTAAGGCCCCTGCAAATCTAGTTGTGCTTGAGGGTGACTGCTTAGATACAACTGGAGATGCTGGGGAGCTAGAGTCTTATTTG CTTGCCACCAGTAATCTGTACCGGGATTTCATTTTATTGGATTCATGTGATGTTGTGGCAGTtgatgattttttaaataataacaaaactgGAAAAGGGTTGAACAGTAGCTGCAAAGTTCGCAAAACTGGACAACATTCTGCAAGATATTCTGGAGGAGTTGGCAAACAATCTTCAGCTCGGAAGGGCCAGGATGCTAATTTAAACCAGTCTCCTAGGCTTAATAACAATTTCAGTGCAAATGACCATAATGTTGGTTATTGTCCTTCTCCTTGTCATACGCCTGAAAACAATGATGACATGTACAAAATGGGAGGTGGGTATTCAGACCCAAGGGACTGCGACGAATCAGATGATGATGACCCATGGAAACCCTTGAATCCCCATGAGCCTGGGAATTTGAAAGTTAAACCTTACAGAAGAG TAAAACCTAAAAGAAGGCAAGGCATGGGTTCCAGAAAACATATACCTATTACAACAGAGTTTCCTCTTGCAAGACTGCATGGTACCATTAACTCGCACCTGTATGATGTATGGGAGAAATGTTGTGCCACCAAAAAGATGGATGAATCCCAGTCTCTGCCACTGTATGAGAAG CTGCGACAATCTCTTTTCCATGGAGAAAACAATGATCATGATGCCTTTGACAATCATGAAAACAATGAGGACGATGACTATGATAATGGTAATCATGATTTTGAGGCACCAGACTTTGACATGCCAGAGACTGCTGAACATAATGAAGATGAACATTTGGGCAAAGAGAAG CATGGCAATGACAGCATTCCTTTTGACCATGAAGGTCATGAAGATCCATATACTCATTCGACTCTTGAAGATCTTTGCCGCTCCCATTTG GACTCTCTTCTTGCAAACCTTGCTGAAACTGAGCACCAGACTGAATTGGCTGCTAGGGTTTCAACGTGGAAGCAGAGGATAGAGCACAACCTGAATGAACAA GAATCTCACCCACCCTTTGATATTCATGAATATGGAGAGAAGGTTTTGAGTAAGTTATCTTTGGAAGAAAACAGTGGGAATGGTGTTTCGTTTTCGGATATTGTTGCTGGGCAAGAGAAGCATGATGTTGCTCGAACGTTCTCTGCACTTCTGCAACTA gtGAATAATGGAGATGTGGACTTGCAAAGGGATGGATCCAGAGAGTCAAATGGTTACACTGCTGTAAATCCCTTTTATATCCGACGCCTTCGGCATGAGGATACGAGGAATGGAGTCCCTCTTCAAGTACCAtcaaaaaataaagcaaaatctCCCATACCAAAAAAACATCCTAGAGGGGAAAAGAATAAGAGGGGTAAAGAGAACCACCCTGGATGTTCATCTCCTCCAGGATCCAACTCAAGCTGTAGATTCACTGTGAAGTTAGGAAAAGGTGGAAGTAGATGCACTCCTGATGGTAAGAAGAGAAGAAAGTCCAGACTGTTGGAACCAGTGAACTTGCATACTGCATTGTGA
- the LOC116003139 gene encoding pectinesterase-like: MADSKATVGISVLALFLVVAAVSVAVVVTRKEDSPSEHDRASTAPHVSTSTKNAVDSVCKPTLHSETCKKKLSAATNSTDTKELVEVAFNVTMEEISDAMKKSKTLQDAAKDPRTSEAFKVCQGLLEDSIDDIRRSLDKMLDYTAAASNLKLYMNDIKVWLSGALTFENTCLDGFQGTKGDNAEKMKKLLATAQQLTGNTLEMVNEIHEAITSLDIPGFSRRLLKNPGDNNLPGWVTTAQRRLLESTAPLTPDAVVAKDGSGKYKTINEAIATIPLKGKKPFVIYIKAGVYQEYVVLTKKMLHVVLVGDGPTKTKITGDRSYIGGFQTSETATVIAKGDGFMAKNIGIENSAGAQKHQAVALRVQGDEAVIYNCRIDGYQDTLYVHAHRQFYRDCTVTGTIDFVFGNAAAVFQNCTLEIRKPLISAGKGQSCMVTAQGRAQADEPTGIVILDSQIIASPEYLSSPSPIVSFLGRPWRQHSRTVIINSKIDAPIAPEGWSPFQGTWGLTDCWYGEFGNTGKGADLSKRAKWPGIKGLMSKEQAEGFGPGKFIMGDTWISDAGVPYDAGLTTNQPSPSSSPSPSPS; encoded by the exons ATGGCTGACAGTAAAGCGACCGTTGGCATTTCTGTCCTGGCCCTTTTCCTGGTGGTGGCGGCCGTGTCGGTGGCCGTGGTGGTTACCCGGAAAGAGGACAGTCCGTCGGAACACGACCGCGCGTCCACGGCTCCGCACGTTTCCACGTCGACAAAAAACGCCGTGGACAGCGTTTGCAAGCCGACTTTGCATAGCGAGACGTGCAAGAAGAAGCTCTCCGCCGCCACCAACAGCACCGACACGAAGGAGCTGGTGGAAGTGGCGTTTAATGTGACGATGGAAGAGATCTCGGACGCTATGAAGAAGTCCAAGACTCTCCAGGACGCCGCCAAGGACCCCAGGACCTCTGAGGCGTTTAAGGTCTGCCAGGGCCTGTTGGAGGACTCCATTGATGATATCAGGCGGTCCTTGGATAAGATGCTGGACTACACCGCCGCCGCCTCCAATCTCAAGCTCTACATGAATGATATTAAG GTATGGCTGAGCGGGGCCTTGACGTTCGAGAACACATGTCTGGACGGATTCCAGGGCACGAAAGGGGACAATGCggagaaaatgaaaaagctaTTGGCGACAGCTCAACAGCTGACCGGCAATACCCTGGAAATGGTTAATGAAATCCATGAGGCTATAACCTCTCTCGACATTCCAGGTTTTAGCCGGAGACTCCTCAAGAACCCGGGGGATAATAATTTACCGGGATGGGTTACCACCGCCCAGCGCCGCCTCCTCGAGTCAACGGCTCCGTTGACCCCTGACGCGGTGGTCGCTAAAGACGGGTCAGGGAAATACAAGACAATCAACGAGGCCATCGCGACTATCCCTCTCAAAGGGAAAAAGCCGTTCGTTATCTACATCAAGGCCGGCGTTTATCAGGAATACGTTGTTCTCACGAAGAAAATGTTGCACGTGGTTTTGGTCGGGGACGGCCCGACAAAGACGAAGATTACGGGTGACAGGAGTTATATAGGTGGGTTCCAAACTAGTGAAACCGCGACGGTTATAGCTAAAGGGGATGGGTTTATGGCTAAGAATATTGGGATTGAGAATTCCGCCGGGGCGCAAAAACATCAGGCCGTGGCTCTCCGGGTCCAGGGCGATGAGGCGGTTATATATAACTGCCGAATCGACGGCTACCAAGACACTTTATACGTGCACGCGCACCGACAATTCTACCGGGACTGCACCGTCACCGGAACCATCGATTTTGTGTTCGGAAACGCCGCCGCCGTTTTCCAGAATTGCACGCTGGAGATCAGGAAGCCGCTGATAAGTGCCGGGAAAGGCCAATCTTGTATGGTGACGGCCCAGGGGAGAGCCCAGGCCGACGAGCCGACGGGAATCGTGATTTTGGACTCCCAAATCATCGCCTCCCCCGAATATTTAAGCTCGCCGAGCCCGATCGTGTCCTTCCTGGGCCGTCCGTGGAGACAACACTCGAGGACGGTGATTATTAACTCGAAAATCGACGCGCCCATCGCGCCGGAGGGGTGGTCGCCGTTCCAGGGGACGTGGGGACTGACAGATTGTTGGTACGGCGAGTTTGGGAACACCGGGAAGGGTGCGGATTTGAGCAAGAGAGCCAAGTGGCCTGGAATCAAAGGGCTGATGAGTAAAGAGCAGGCTGAAGGTTTTGGTCCTGGAAAATTCATTATGGGCGACACTTGGATCTCTGATGCTGGGGTGCCTTATGACGCCGGCTTAACGACCAATCAACCTTCACCTTCATCTTCACCCTCACCCTCACCTAGTTAA
- the LOC116002982 gene encoding pectinesterase-like yields MANNNKATLGLSLLALFLVVAAVSVAVLVTQKEESPADHHGHHAAAGNKNIGSSAKAVEAVCKPTFHRETCTKKLSAATNSTDTKELVEVAFNVTMKEISEVMKKSKTLQAAAKDPRTSEAFKVCQGLLEDSIDDIKRALDRMVDYTAAASNIDLYMNDIKVWLSGALTFESTCLEGFLGTEGDSADKMKQLLVTAQQLTGNTLEMVDEIHDILVSLDMAGLNRKLLTDSASFPAWATAAQRGLLESKAALTADVVVAKDGSGKYKTINEAIPDIPLKSNKTFVIHIKAGVYEENVVITKKMRNVVFLGDGPTKTVISGSRSYVGGYQTSETGTVIVKGDGFMGKNLGIENTAGPGNHQAVALRVQSDKAIFYNCQIDAYQDTLYVHAHRQFFRDCTVTGTIDFIFGNAAAVFQSCKLIIRKPLVTNGKGQSCMVTAQGRSQSDEPTGIAILNSVISAAPEYLSAPTPIVSFLGRPWRQFARTVIINTKIDAPIAPEGWSPFQGTWGLEDCWYGEFGNTGKGADVSKRAKWGGIKGVITKAQADEFAPGKFILGDTWIPASGVPYSAK; encoded by the exons atggccaACAATAATAAAGCCACGCTTGGCTTATCTCTCCTAGCCCTTTTCTTGGTAGTTGCCGCCGTCTCCGTCGCCGTGCTCGTTACCCAGAAGGAAGAAAGTCCCGCCGACCACCACGGCCACCACGCCGCCGCCGGTAATAAAAATATTGGTTCGTCCGCCAAAGCCGTGGAGGCGGTGTGCAAGCCGACTTTTCATAGGGAAACGTGCACGAAGAAGCTCTCCGCCGCCACTAACAGCACCGACACGAAGGAGCTCGTGGAGGTGGCGTTTAATGTTACGATGAAAGAGATTTCCGAGGTTATGAAGAAGTCCAAGACTCTCCAGGCCGCCGCCAAGGACCCCAGGACCTCTGAAGCTTTCAAGGTCTGCCAGGGGCTTTTGGAGGACTCCATTGATGACATTAAACGCGCCTTGGATAGAATGGTGGACTACACTGCTGCCGCCTCTAATATTGACCTTTACATGAATGATATTAAG GTATGGTTGAGCGGGGCGTTGACGTTCGAGAGCACATGTCTAGAAGGATTCCTCGGCACGGAAGGCGACAGTGCGGATAAAATGAAACAGCTTTTGGTGACAGCTCAACAGCTGACCGGCAATACCCTGGAAATGGTGGACGAAATCCATGACATTTTGGTCTCTCTCGACATGGCAGGTTTGAACCGGAAACTCCTAACCGACTCCGCGAGTTTCCCGGCGTGGGCAACCGCCGCCCAGCGCGGCCTCCTTGAGTCAAAGGCTGCGTTGACCGCTGACGTGGTGGTTGCCAAGGACGGATCCGGGAAGTACAAGACAATCAATGAAGCCATCCCAGATATCCCTCTGAAAAGCAATAAAACTTTCGTTATCCACATCAAGGCCGGCGTTTATGAAGAAAACGTCGTGATTACGAAGAAAATGAGGAACGTGGTTTTCCTCGGAGACGGGCCCACCAAGACGGTTATCTCCGGGAGCAGAAGCTATGTCGGCGGGTACCAAACGAGCGAGACCGGGACGGTTATAGTGAAGGGCGACGGGTTTATGGGGAAGAATCTTGGAATTGAGAACACCGCCGGGCCGGGAAATCATCAGGCCGTGGCTCTCCGGGTCCAATCCGATAAGGCCATTTTCTATAACTGCCAAATCGACGCCTACCAAGACACGCTTTATGTCCACGCCCACCGCCAATTCTTCCGGGACTGCACCGTCACCGGAACCATCGACTTCATCTTCGGAAACGCCGCCGCCGTTTTCCAATCTTGCAAGCTGATCATCAGGAAACCGCTGGTCACCAACGGGAAAGGCCAATCTTGTATGGTGACAGCCCAGGGGAGGTCCCAATCCGACGAGCCGACCGGAATCGCGATCTTGAACTCCGTCATCAGCGCCGCCCCGGAATACCTAAGCGCCCCGACCCCGATCGTTTCCTTCCTCGGACGCCCGTGGAGACAATTCGCAAGAACGGTGATCATCAACACCAAAATCGACGCCCCCATCGCGCCGGAGGGGTGGTCGCCGTTCCAGGGGACTTGGGGCCTGGAAGATTGTTGGTATGGAGAGTTCGGCAACACCGGAAAGGGTGCGGATGTGAGCAAGAGAGCCAAATGGGGTGGAATTAAAGGGGTGATCACTAAAGCGCAGGCTGATGAATTTGCTCCGGGGAAATTTATTCTGGGAGATACTTGGATCCCTGCTAGTGGTGTTCCTTATTCTGCTAAATAA